Proteins from one Bacteroides mediterraneensis genomic window:
- a CDS encoding arginase family protein, which produces MDTANNGRVVIMNFTGVYDWERFSHERNYTWLDCTHLKGTECYCDKEGAGALKRLIAGYPARGIHFIDSGNYHYLTKFWTDKIRQPFSLVVFDHHPDMQPPLFEGVISCGGWVKDVMDTNPYVRNVILAGVSEKLKEVIPEACRERVIFYGEKELSHEEAWKQFSVQHVEGPVYLSIDKDVLDAQSAATNWDQGTLSLPELEQLLSVVLHHEQVIGIDICGECPTTLDIFKEKQEVALDSKANQELLDFFWRNKQAE; this is translated from the coding sequence ATGGATACAGCAAACAACGGACGAGTGGTGATTATGAATTTCACGGGTGTGTACGACTGGGAACGTTTTTCCCATGAGCGGAATTACACGTGGCTGGATTGCACGCATCTGAAGGGTACGGAATGTTATTGTGACAAAGAAGGGGCCGGCGCTTTGAAGCGGTTGATAGCCGGTTATCCGGCCCGGGGGATTCACTTTATCGATTCCGGCAATTATCATTATCTGACAAAATTCTGGACCGACAAGATTCGGCAGCCTTTTTCACTGGTGGTGTTTGACCATCATCCTGACATGCAGCCTCCGCTGTTTGAGGGTGTGATCTCTTGTGGAGGATGGGTGAAGGACGTGATGGACACCAATCCTTACGTACGGAATGTGATTCTGGCAGGAGTATCGGAAAAATTGAAGGAGGTTATTCCGGAGGCCTGTCGGGAGCGGGTGATTTTCTATGGCGAGAAGGAGCTTTCGCATGAAGAGGCTTGGAAACAGTTTTCTGTGCAGCATGTGGAAGGACCTGTATACTTGTCAATTGATAAGGATGTATTGGATGCGCAATCTGCTGCGACCAACTGGGACCAGGGGACGCTTTCACTTCCGGAACTGGAGCAACTGCTGTCGGTGGTATTGCACCATGAACAAGTGATTGGAATTGATATTTGTGGAGAATGCCCTACCACCTTGGATATTTTCAAAGAAAAGCAGGAAG